In Pseudomonadota bacterium, the DNA window GCTGTGCTAATGCCTGCATGGGCCTGCCTCCTTTGGTTAGCGTTGTTTGTATGTATCTATATCAGATACAATATACTGCAACAAAAAGAAAGACGCAAGGCCTTTTTTGAATTATAACCAACTTCCTTGGCTTACACCCTCCGTCCACTGTCGTCTGATTTCAGACTTGCATTCGGCGCGCCGATTTTCTACCGTCTGCATCGGAGGCTTAGCTCAGTTGGTAGAGCAGCTGACTCTTAATCAGCGGGTCGGGGGTTCGAGCCCCCCAGCCTCTACTCTCTTTTCAGTTTGGTTGTCAACCACTTGCGTAATATTTTCTTCTTCGCTTTTAAACCCTATTATTTCCTTCGGGGCTCCTACGGGGCTCCCAGAGGTAATCTGCGGTTGCGAATTGCCAATCAATTGACCGTCGTTTTCTTCCGACTTTGAGCCGTTTTTGGGGTGGAAGAAAGAAAACTTACTCATTTCCTGTGTCTGATACGGCTGGTATAGGTGCCCATAGGTCTGCTCAATCATTAGGGTGGATGTATGACCCGCCTGTCTTCTGAGGACATCCTTGGAGACACCGCTCATCACACCGTGGCTGAGGGAATAATGGCGGAGTCCGTGGCTAGTCAGATTGGGAATGCCTGCCTTCTCTCTTGCCTTTGTGAATGCCCTCCTGAACCCAAAGGCTTGCTTATGCGGTTGCAGAGGATGAAAAAATACCCAATCGTGGGGTTTCTCGGTGCCCTTGAATGTTTCCAGCCATTCCTGACGCCAATCAAGAAGAAGCTTTCGCAAGGCTGGCACCATAATAATGTGTCGGCATTGTGAATCTTTTAGCTGGTTGCCTGGTTTTGGGACAATGTGGATGAGGTTATTTTCAAAGTCCACATCTTTCCACTCTACGAAAAACGATTCCTTTGGTCGCACCGATGTGTAAACCCTAAACCAAATCCACACTACAAGTTGCTTTCCGTGCCTTGCCTCACCTGCGGTGCTGATTAAACACAGGAACCCGTCGTGCTGGGGAATGACTACTTGTTTCTTTACCACCTTGAGCTTCTTGACTTCCTTGGCGGGGTTGTGTGTTGAGGCACCGACATCAATGGCGTACTTGAAGGCACAGCGAAGTAGATTTATCTCTAAATTTATGGTGCGATTTGAAATCCCCGCCTTCTTTCGTTGCTGGATGTGCCCAAGGATGTCTGCGATTGACACCCTTTGGGTCTGTTTCGCACCTATTTCTTCCAAGAAGGAGTGAATTAATCGTTTTTCCCTTTCAACCGTGCCGAGGGCGTTGGTAGTCTCACGGTTCCTAAAGTAAGCGGGAAGCAATTCTTTGAACGACAATGTGACGGATGGCGTATTAGGTTTGTTGTCCAATATGACTGTCTTCTGCACTCGTTGCTCGGCAAGTATAGCTTCAGCCTTGGTCATAAAACCTGACATAGTGTATTTCTGTTTGCGATACCTGAAGCAATAGAACCACGGCTTTTTGCCGTTTTTATAATATTCTCTCTGGTACACGGGCATTTTACACCATCGGCGTATGTTTGTTATTTTCAAGCCAGTCGTTTAAATCAGCAATGTCATACAGGTTCGGGGCACCAGGCACATAACCGATGTCTTTTCGCCTGAGAAGCCAACTCACGGACTTTCGCAGGTAATCCGACGCTTCCTTGGTTTTTAGCATTGTTTTGGGACAGTTTTTATCTGCGGATTTAACCTGCCGGATATCAGTTGCCGTGCCCAGAATTATTTTGTTTTGAGCCATAATTAAATTCTTTCTGAACCTAATTATAGTGGAAAACAAAAAATAAAATTATTTATTTACGATTTTTTAATGGGCCCACAAAAAAAGTCCACGCTGTGATCATTGTTTGACCTCACGCCCAGGCCCGTAAACATTGAGCGATATTAAAGTGTAAAAATAAATAATTTTCTTGACGATTTCCACTATAATGTCTCCAACATTATGGTGGGCAATAACGCCTGCCAAGAAACGGAGGCATCTATGTCGCAACCAGTAAGCAACAGCAAAGTAGTGTCAGCGAAAGCAAAGGAAACAACCAACGGCAGAGTGGACAGCCCAGAACTGCAAGAGAAGATTGTTGCGTTGGCAAATGCGTTGGAAGCATCGGATAATGCTTGTTTCAGTACAGGCGAAATCTGCGACGAGATTGTTGCTTTAGTAGGAATCCAATATGGCGAACATACATTTCAGACGATTGCCCAGCGACCTGAGATACAGTGCAACCCCCGTTATTTGCGACGGTGCTGGCAGTACTATCGGTTGGTCACCCATAAGGAATGCAAGTCACCCGAATTGGACACGCTGATAAGGACAAAACCACGTGGGGTGCAGGAACTGGCCAGGGTTATGGACACAGACTTGACTGACGAAGATAAGGTTCAGTTGGTTAAAGCACTGGCTTCTGAAGCGGTTTTAAAGAACCTGACGGTGGACGCCATTGCCAGTCGTGTCACCAACGAGCTGAAACGGCACAATATGCTTCGAAGAAAACCGCCTGAAAAGAAAGCCAGCCATAAATCCAATTCTCAAGCGAACGGCATTCCTGCGGTTGTTGATGACGGTATGCTCAAGCAGTATGCGGAATGCATTCGGGCATACGGCAAGTCGGGCGAGATTACGAGCATTAAAGACCAAATGGCAGTCAAAGAGTTGCTTGTGGCTACCATTGACAAGGTGGAACAGCAGGCGGAACAGCTGAAAACTGACGGTGAGTACGCTGATTCCCTGTTCAAGCAAATCCAGCGGTTGGAACGAATACGTTGCTCGCTTTTGGCAAAAGACCCAAGCGATATAGCCCAAATAGAAGAGCAGGTGGCGTGATATGACAAACAAGCACAAGATTGCGGACCTACTAACTGAGTTACGGCCGGTGCGTTTCTCTGAAATTGTCGGCCAGGAAGTAATTAAGAAGCAAATCACCAACACGGTCGCCAAAGACACGGTTCCAAACGGCATCATGTTCACGGGCACTTGGGGGTCAGGGAAGACGACCATAGCTACGGTATTGGCTCATTCTCTTTCCTGCGAAGGTTGGAAGCTTGGTCAGTACGAACCCTGTGGCGAGTGCGAAAGTTGCCTCAACAGGACATACAGCGTCCACCATATTAATTCCAGCATGGAAGTGACAGACGAAAAGCTCAAAGACAAGCTCTGCACGGTAAAATATGCCCAAAATATGTGGGGCGGGCGGAAAGCGGTGCTGATATTGGACGACCTGGACAACCTGCCCCAAAAACAGCAGCGGATGGTTCGTGCCAGCCTTGACGAGCGGTGGCCGAAGGGGACGCTAATAGTCACAATTATGGACGCCTCAAAAATAGACAAGCCCTTGCGCCAGCGCCTCCTTGAGATGCCGGTAATGCCACCCCTGCTCCCCGAACTGGTCGCCTGGTTGAAGGAAGGTGTGCTGAAACGGTTAAACATACTCATAAAAGACGAGAAGGCTGTAGAAGAATTGGTTCGGGCCGGGCAGTTGAATTTTCGTAGCATCCTGAAAATTCTCTCCCCAATATATGACGGCAATGAACCCTTGACAGTGGCAACCGTTCGTGACGCCGCTATGCAAAACGGCTATGGTTAAGGCTAATTATGCCCATGTGGTCATAATTGGCGGGGCAACCGACTGTTTCTGCCTTGCCAAATCCCCCCACGCCATTCAAAAAAGGGGGTAGATTACCATTGGCGAATAGACTACCTCTGCTGTAGCCTATTTTAGAGGGTGTTCTGTTGGGCAAGTGATGCAGATATGGCGGGTTAAGCCAAGGAGGGGAATAAGGTCAGGCGGACCGAAAGCTTTTAGCATATGCACCAACAGCACCAACAAACAAACATAATTTTAGAACGGCAACTCTGAAGACAAGCTGGATTTGGGTTCTAATAACAAATCATCGTGTTCATCATCACACTTGTTTGTTTGTTGGTTTGTTTGTTTGTTGGTTTGTTTGTTCAAACCGCTATGGTTGTCGGGAAACAGTCCTTCTTGTTTGCTTGTTGGTTTGTTGGTTGGAACGGCATTTGTAATACAGTATTTCCCCTTGGCGGGATTTTCAATCTCCCCCGCTTCCACCATCTGTCGCAACAACCATCTCACGGTTGCTGGTGATTTGCTGATACCCCTTTGTTCCAGCCCGCCGTGAATTTCCTGGGCGTCAAGCGTTCCCGTTGTTTCCCGCAATACATCTAGTATTTCCAGGCGTTCCATTGTAATACAGGTATCCTTGGCATCCCCGACAATAGACCATTTACAAACGGTATTATCAAAATGCATTGCCAGCTCCCGCTCAAGAATATCCCGTCCAGAAACGGCAAGAACGGCGTCATCCGAGTTTCTTTTTCGCTTGATGACCATTATTGTGTCCGATGATCCCGACAAGCCTAGGGAACCCGAAATCTCATCAAATATGTCCCCGTCCCTGGAGATAGACTTCCGCAGGTGGTGAATAAGGATAATTCCAATGTTCTTTTCAATTGCCAGCTTTTGCAGGTCGCCTATAGCCTTGTAGTCGTTTTCGTAGGCGTTGTTTTGCCGAGATCCCGTTGGTTTTATTTTTTGCAGGGTGTCTATTGCTATCAATTTAAGGTTTGG includes these proteins:
- a CDS encoding tyrosine-type recombinase/integrase, translated to MYQREYYKNGKKPWFYCFRYRKQKYTMSGFMTKAEAILAEQRVQKTVILDNKPNTPSVTLSFKELLPAYFRNRETTNALGTVEREKRLIHSFLEEIGAKQTQRVSIADILGHIQQRKKAGISNRTINLEINLLRCAFKYAIDVGASTHNPAKEVKKLKVVKKQVVIPQHDGFLCLISTAGEARHGKQLVVWIWFRVYTSVRPKESFFVEWKDVDFENNLIHIVPKPGNQLKDSQCRHIIMVPALRKLLLDWRQEWLETFKGTEKPHDWVFFHPLQPHKQAFGFRRAFTKAREKAGIPNLTSHGLRHYSLSHGVMSGVSKDVLRRQAGHTSTLMIEQTYGHLYQPYQTQEMSKFSFFHPKNGSKSEENDGQLIGNSQPQITSGSPVGAPKEIIGFKSEEENITQVVDNQTEKRVEAGGLEPPTR
- a CDS encoding helix-turn-helix domain-containing protein, translating into MAQNKIILGTATDIRQVKSADKNCPKTMLKTKEASDYLRKSVSWLLRRKDIGYVPGAPNLYDIADLNDWLENNKHTPMV
- a CDS encoding AAA family ATPase, with the translated sequence MTNKHKIADLLTELRPVRFSEIVGQEVIKKQITNTVAKDTVPNGIMFTGTWGSGKTTIATVLAHSLSCEGWKLGQYEPCGECESCLNRTYSVHHINSSMEVTDEKLKDKLCTVKYAQNMWGGRKAVLILDDLDNLPQKQQRMVRASLDERWPKGTLIVTIMDASKIDKPLRQRLLEMPVMPPLLPELVAWLKEGVLKRLNILIKDEKAVEELVRAGQLNFRSILKILSPIYDGNEPLTVATVRDAAMQNGYG
- a CDS encoding AAA family ATPase translates to MPDTNRNDRVSTATGGPFLDGRSGPFFVGRRQEQGEVLYLALEDGKRRLQNRLNILLGKNQPPAKLHLVDATSGWKILNQGGLDMLKKTITDYPNLKLIAIDTLQKIKPTGSRQNNAYENDYKAIGDLQKLAIEKNIGIILIHHLRKSISRDGDIFDEISGSLGLSGSSDTIMVIKRKRNSDDAVLAVSGRDILERELAMHFDNTVCKWSIVGDAKDTCITMERLEILDVLRETTGTLDAQEIHGGLEQRGISKSPATVRWLLRQMVEAGEIENPAKGKYCITNAVPTNKPTSKQEGLFPDNHSGLNKQTNKQTNQQTNKCDDEHDDLLLEPKSSLSSELPF